The following are encoded together in the Bacteroidales bacterium MB20-C3-3 genome:
- a CDS encoding ATP-binding protein, which translates to MRRCGKSTLLLQLLRLDYQDAIYLNFDDIRLSNFETGDFTRLHREIEKRATKVLFFDEIQIIEGWEKYINQLLREGYKVFITGSNASMPSVELGTHLTGRHLSMELFPFSYSEFIRFKKLNNEESAVADYLKAGGIPEYIKSGIPTVLNTLVDDILMRDIAVRHSIRDIVSLRQLTAYLITNIGNLVSANKLVGMFDIKSPATFLEYFSFLKDAYLLEFMPLFSHSLKVQARNPKRVYVMDMGLYTENSVSTSDNMGRRLENLIFLHLRRKYKQVFYYKDRGECDFVAMEKNTVKEAVQVCLTVNDENFNREYNGLLEAMQNLGLNEGSIITLNQSDMFEKDGMRVKMIPAHEYMQ; encoded by the coding sequence ATACGCCGATGCGGAAAAAGCACCTTGCTATTGCAACTACTTCGTCTGGATTATCAGGATGCTATTTACCTTAATTTTGACGATATAAGATTGTCAAATTTTGAAACCGGGGATTTTACTCGTCTTCATAGAGAAATCGAAAAAAGAGCAACTAAAGTGCTGTTCTTTGACGAAATTCAAATCATTGAGGGTTGGGAGAAATATATCAATCAACTTTTGCGAGAAGGTTACAAAGTATTTATCACAGGTTCTAATGCATCCATGCCTAGTGTTGAGCTAGGAACACATCTGACAGGAAGACATCTTTCAATGGAATTGTTTCCGTTTTCTTATTCCGAGTTTATACGATTTAAAAAACTTAATAACGAAGAATCGGCAGTTGCAGATTATTTGAAAGCGGGAGGAATACCCGAATACATCAAAAGCGGGATACCTACGGTTTTAAATACACTTGTGGATGATATATTGATGAGGGATATAGCTGTAAGACATTCTATCCGTGACATCGTTTCACTTCGTCAGTTAACAGCATACCTGATAACCAATATAGGAAACCTTGTTTCGGCAAATAAATTGGTAGGAATGTTCGACATCAAGTCTCCTGCTACATTCTTAGAGTATTTTTCATTCCTGAAAGATGCCTACTTACTTGAATTTATGCCTTTATTCAGCCATTCTCTCAAAGTACAGGCTCGCAACCCGAAGAGGGTTTATGTAATGGATATGGGGCTATATACGGAAAACTCAGTGTCAACAAGCGACAACATGGGAAGGCGTTTAGAGAATCTTATATTTTTACATCTTCGTCGAAAATACAAACAGGTTTTCTACTATAAAGATCGTGGCGAATGTGACTTTGTGGCTATGGAAAAGAATACCGTAAAAGAAGCTGTACAAGTATGCTTAACCGTAAACGATGAGAATTTCAACCGAGAGTATAATGGACTGTTAGAAGCTATGCAGAACCTCGGTCTTAACGAAGGCAGTATCATAACGCTTAACCAAAGCGATATGTTTGAAAAGGACGGCATGAGGGTTAAGATGATACCCGCCCATGAATACATGCAATAA
- a CDS encoding ATP-binding protein, whose protein sequence is MKRKISASLVKWKNSINRMPLVVNGARQVGKTYILEQFGKEQFENVVYLNLEIESALNKYFETELSPQKIIQFAEAAKGQEIIAGKTLIFFDEIQASERALTALKYFCEQTPEYHVVAAGSLLGVAVNRHKYSYPVGKVDEMTMYPFDFEEFLWAMGKEKLADEIKVHYSTTEAMPDALHQLALEQYQHYFIVGGMPAAVASFVETNSFIKAQQIQNNILNQYIADMAKYADPTTSIKVRACYNSIPAQLAKENTKFQYKVVQRGGTATIFGEAIEWLTFAGIALKCQKLEHGLIPINAYVDLSNFKLYMGDIGMLTLRSDMPLQTILSTVDEDNTYLGSMTENYVAQALMSKGYNLFYWQSDGKAEVDFVLQIDGKVVPVEVKKGRRNRSKSLGVFSEKYKSKYAIRISKKNFGFENDIKSVPLYAVFCV, encoded by the coding sequence ATGAAACGTAAAATTAGCGCCTCTCTCGTTAAGTGGAAAAATAGCATAAATCGAATGCCGCTGGTTGTCAATGGCGCTCGTCAGGTGGGTAAAACTTACATCTTGGAACAGTTCGGGAAAGAACAATTTGAGAATGTCGTTTACCTTAATTTGGAGATTGAGAGTGCGTTGAATAAATATTTTGAAACAGAATTGTCCCCTCAAAAGATTATTCAATTTGCCGAGGCGGCAAAAGGTCAGGAAATAATCGCCGGAAAAACTCTAATCTTTTTCGATGAGATTCAGGCTAGCGAAAGAGCTTTGACAGCTTTAAAATATTTCTGCGAGCAGACTCCGGAATATCATGTCGTTGCGGCAGGTTCGCTTTTGGGCGTGGCTGTCAATCGTCATAAGTACTCGTACCCTGTGGGAAAGGTTGACGAAATGACCATGTATCCGTTTGATTTTGAGGAGTTTCTTTGGGCAATGGGCAAAGAGAAGCTTGCAGACGAAATAAAGGTACATTATTCTACGACAGAAGCTATGCCGGATGCTCTGCACCAGCTGGCTCTGGAGCAATATCAACACTATTTTATAGTAGGCGGTATGCCTGCCGCAGTTGCAAGTTTCGTAGAAACGAATAGCTTCATCAAGGCACAACAGATACAGAATAACATACTCAATCAGTATATTGCCGATATGGCTAAGTATGCCGATCCTACAACAAGCATCAAGGTCAGGGCTTGCTACAACTCGATTCCGGCGCAGTTAGCTAAAGAAAATACGAAATTCCAGTACAAGGTCGTTCAGCGCGGAGGTACTGCCACTATCTTCGGCGAGGCAATAGAATGGCTTACTTTTGCCGGAATTGCACTTAAATGTCAGAAGCTTGAGCATGGACTAATACCGATAAATGCCTATGTCGATCTGTCGAATTTCAAGCTTTACATGGGTGACATAGGGATGCTTACTTTGCGCTCAGATATGCCATTGCAGACGATATTATCTACCGTCGATGAAGATAACACCTATTTGGGGTCAATGACCGAGAATTATGTGGCACAGGCATTGATGTCAAAAGGATATAATCTATTTTATTGGCAGAGTGACGGAAAGGCCGAGGTTGATTTCGTGCTTCAAATTGACGGAAAGGTAGTCCCTGTTGAAGTTAAAAAAGGCAGGCGCAATCGTTCAAAAAGTTTGGGTGTTTTTTCCGAGAAATACAAATCGAAATATGCGATTAGAATTTCAAAGAAGAATTTCGGCTTTGAAAACGATATTAAATCTGTACCACTGTATGCAGTGTTTTGTGTCTAA
- a CDS encoding metallophosphoesterase, translating into MRNINFPLILIVLILFFANCTKTDPVVLNPFDILFESSNNARDKIVVISDLHLGNDLAYSENVKHLARLEEFLTDVRSSATVKELVIGGDMFDDWYIPTRTDTYGGGSQADFIRKTVTANQGVFDALNGIIKDGKIKLTYIPGNHDMGFLPENVNIALPGVNQARDKGDKYGVGTYYPEDYPQIAIEHGHRYDFFCAITPGANESEAPGAFLPPGYFFARIAANSFTNPTTKEAATKVPDVKLNHPGDSEQKSKHIYYKLWKNVIENLIYVKDSFSEPIIKTNVGGFTKTYSINDIMPRNSETDGSIQMNLYNGLFTQDNWDARERYNNVPKMTNIDSAIVGSLVTEFIDLQAERQYFKNSESNVRVVIFGHTHLPKINTHTNRKGEECLYVNSGTWEDEKTRDKNAAIDQDALKMDFVILSPVKSEKKKLHIGLYQYRYGQHVLGKSKTITL; encoded by the coding sequence ATGCGAAACATCAATTTTCCACTTATTTTGATTGTACTCATCCTGTTTTTTGCAAATTGCACAAAAACAGACCCGGTTGTCCTGAATCCATTTGACATCCTTTTTGAGAGCAGTAATAACGCAAGAGATAAAATTGTAGTAATAAGCGACCTGCATCTTGGTAATGACCTGGCTTACTCTGAAAATGTGAAACATCTTGCACGACTTGAGGAATTTCTAACTGATGTTCGCTCATCCGCTACTGTAAAAGAGCTGGTTATTGGTGGAGATATGTTTGATGACTGGTATATCCCTACTCGTACAGATACATATGGAGGTGGTTCTCAGGCAGACTTTATAAGAAAAACTGTAACGGCAAATCAAGGGGTATTTGATGCTTTAAATGGAATCATCAAAGATGGAAAGATAAAATTGACATATATACCGGGTAACCATGATATGGGATTCCTTCCGGAAAATGTAAATATTGCATTGCCGGGAGTAAACCAGGCCCGTGACAAAGGTGACAAATACGGAGTAGGCACATATTATCCGGAAGATTATCCTCAGATAGCCATTGAACACGGTCACAGATATGACTTCTTCTGTGCAATTACACCTGGTGCAAATGAGAGCGAGGCTCCGGGGGCTTTTCTCCCTCCAGGTTACTTCTTTGCAAGAATCGCAGCCAACTCATTTACCAATCCAACAACCAAGGAGGCAGCTACAAAGGTACCGGATGTAAAACTCAATCATCCGGGGGATTCGGAACAAAAAAGCAAACATATTTACTATAAATTGTGGAAAAATGTAATTGAGAATCTCATTTATGTAAAGGACAGCTTTAGTGAACCAATTATTAAAACCAATGTAGGCGGATTCACAAAGACATACTCTATAAATGACATTATGCCAAGAAACAGTGAAACTGACGGCTCAATCCAGATGAATTTATATAATGGGCTATTTACTCAGGATAACTGGGATGCACGGGAGAGATATAATAATGTTCCCAAAATGACAAATATTGATAGTGCTATTGTTGGCAGCCTTGTTACAGAATTCATAGATTTGCAGGCTGAGAGACAATACTTCAAAAATTCTGAGTCAAATGTAAGAGTCGTGATTTTTGGACACACCCATCTTCCAAAGATTAACACCCACACTAATCGTAAGGGGGAGGAGTGTCTATATGTCAATTCAGGTACATGGGAAGATGAAAAGACTCGAGACAAAAATGCAGCCATAGATCAAGATGCGCTTAAGATGGATTTTGTTATATTATCTCCTGTCAAATCAGAGAAGAAAAAGCTTCACATTGGTCTCTATCAGTACAGATATGGTCAGCATGTACTGGGAAAAAGCAAGACAATAACTCTCTAA
- a CDS encoding helix-turn-helix domain-containing protein — MEYLYIATVFAGALVCLLASVLLFLRRKAGGRSRIILAVIVFFSVLNYITRFIDLCRGEVPEFIVSADMLLLANFMVISYIMYPVEVISPGWLNFRRIIGLYSVWLFFVFVYVITLVAGVNYTQYASVLDMFQDAGKFDVWFRLIMTALIIAPLFFVFFIHRSTRYNNSDLAWLKRYSSVLFINIVAYLSVLFFNHQILHIVYYYLSVGCSLYIVYMELFDRLISSSLTEISTKEKSLKPQHVQEIKNSALTDKLDSYMKKNNAWRDPNLTLNMLASELCTNRTTLASVMRQNGIENYTNYINRLRIEDFRNQIESGNFQNYQDAFFYVGFRSRSTALRNFRQFTGMTPSEFYST; from the coding sequence ATGGAGTATTTATATATAGCAACAGTATTTGCCGGTGCCCTTGTCTGTTTGTTAGCCTCTGTTTTACTATTTCTTCGCCGCAAAGCCGGAGGAAGGTCTCGGATTATACTTGCTGTAATAGTATTCTTTTCTGTACTCAACTATATAACCAGATTCATTGATTTATGCAGAGGAGAGGTGCCGGAATTTATTGTTTCAGCTGATATGCTGCTGCTGGCAAATTTTATGGTAATCTCATATATTATGTATCCTGTTGAGGTAATCTCTCCCGGATGGCTGAATTTTCGCAGGATAATTGGATTGTACTCAGTCTGGCTGTTTTTTGTATTTGTATATGTTATCACCCTTGTGGCAGGAGTAAATTACACTCAATACGCCTCTGTATTGGATATGTTTCAAGATGCCGGAAAGTTTGATGTGTGGTTTAGATTGATAATGACGGCTTTAATTATTGCTCCCCTCTTTTTTGTCTTTTTTATACATCGTTCAACCAGATACAATAATAGTGACCTTGCCTGGCTTAAGAGGTACTCATCTGTATTGTTTATTAATATTGTTGCTTATCTGAGTGTCCTTTTCTTTAATCATCAGATACTACATATTGTCTATTACTACCTTAGTGTAGGCTGCAGTCTCTATATTGTATATATGGAACTGTTTGACCGGTTAATTAGCAGCTCTTTAACAGAGATCAGCACTAAAGAAAAATCTTTAAAACCACAGCATGTTCAGGAGATAAAGAATAGTGCCCTTACAGATAAGCTTGATTCATATATGAAGAAAAACAATGCGTGGAGAGATCCTAATCTGACTTTAAACATGCTGGCTTCTGAACTCTGCACCAACCGTACCACGCTTGCATCAGTTATGCGTCAAAATGGAATTGAAAACTATACAAATTATATTAACAGGCTCCGTATTGAAGATTTCCGGAATCAGATAGAATCCGGAAATTTTCAGAATTATCAGGATGCTTTCTTCTATGTTGGATTTCGCTCTCGCAGCACTGCGTTAAGAAATTTCAGGCAGTTTACCGGAATGACTCCGTCAGAGTTTTATAGTACTTAA
- a CDS encoding outer membrane beta-barrel family protein → MTRVRILLALFFIVIIRTQAFSQNKINQTISISGYVKDSLSNKSLEYPTVVLISDSMKIVSAVAGGADGRFLFSDIVPGRYSIIASMLGYSTTKKFIAADGSERRFDAGEFLLTEGLELGEVTVTGVRPLIKAEADKITYNFDSDPQTASSTAAEILRKVPMLSIDGENEVRLNGEKSFKVLVNGRSTGVLAKNFKEAIQALPASAIKSVEIITNPPVRYDAEGITGIINIITNRRSNNGYNGSVSASVNTRGGYTGGGYISAQAGKFAISTNLFHGNIVMKRNGSYMDSENFLSEEFRKSLTAGTSDLKNRVSYLSMDASYEIDSLNLITLTGWGYLGNAINTGSSLFSAYNSAGLLTRKYDNITNTDNQFGTGSGVISWQKNFKKPEKSLTISYSADWSPMNTKVESIINPILDYEGYEQNSFNNAYGIEHAFQADYYNPITKAHFIETGVKYTLRQNFSDTKIKIYDESSNSWRYDYTRVNDLDYDQHIGSLYGGYTYKFKKLTLKGGFRAEYTLNDGISKSTSGNTYFTNKQFDVVPYLNISYMENGGHIFSFSYTQRVNRPGINYLNPYINDSNPMSISYGNPDLKSVKRDALSISYMKASLSWNLGVTLGADFTRNNIENIRRVNENGVSISTYENIGRNRNYTLNLNYSYRAGSKLNIFLNGSVVYSVISSGELNLSNSGFGYTGGGGVNLTLWKGGSFNANAFLFRSNITLQSRYPVNSSTSFGFSQKFLNDKLTIALNLSEPFSKTKTYKFDSEDITYRMHARSITYQRAATLSIVWRFGKFQAVVKKARRNVNDDRLSGDKQTSSSQAAK, encoded by the coding sequence ATGACAAGGGTAAGAATACTGCTTGCTTTGTTCTTTATTGTAATAATCCGGACACAGGCTTTTTCTCAAAATAAAATTAATCAGACAATATCCATAAGTGGATATGTAAAAGACTCTTTATCAAACAAATCACTTGAATACCCTACTGTTGTTCTTATCTCTGATTCAATGAAAATTGTTTCAGCAGTTGCTGGTGGTGCTGACGGGAGATTCCTGTTCAGTGATATTGTTCCAGGGAGATACTCAATAATTGCGTCAATGCTTGGTTATTCAACAACCAAAAAGTTTATCGCTGCTGATGGAAGCGAGAGAAGATTTGACGCCGGGGAGTTCCTGTTAACTGAGGGGCTTGAGCTTGGAGAGGTAACAGTTACAGGGGTGAGGCCGCTTATTAAGGCAGAAGCTGATAAAATTACATATAACTTTGACTCTGATCCTCAGACCGCCTCAAGTACAGCAGCCGAAATTCTCAGAAAGGTTCCAATGCTCAGCATCGATGGGGAGAATGAGGTTAGACTTAATGGAGAGAAGAGTTTTAAAGTTCTGGTTAACGGGCGCTCGACAGGAGTACTTGCAAAAAATTTCAAAGAGGCAATTCAGGCACTTCCTGCAAGTGCAATAAAATCAGTAGAGATTATTACAAATCCCCCTGTAAGGTATGATGCCGAGGGGATTACCGGTATTATTAATATCATCACAAACAGGCGAAGCAACAATGGTTATAACGGGAGCGTAAGCGCATCGGTTAACACAAGAGGTGGATACACCGGAGGCGGATATATTTCGGCACAGGCAGGAAAATTCGCAATAAGCACAAACCTCTTCCATGGTAATATTGTGATGAAGCGTAATGGTTCATATATGGATTCTGAGAATTTTCTCAGTGAGGAGTTCAGAAAATCTTTAACTGCCGGGACCTCTGATCTTAAAAACAGAGTATCATATCTCTCTATGGATGCGAGCTATGAAATTGATTCGCTTAATCTTATAACTTTAACCGGATGGGGATACCTTGGAAATGCAATAAATACAGGAAGTTCTCTGTTTTCAGCATATAATTCAGCGGGGCTCTTAACCAGAAAATATGATAATATAACAAATACTGATAATCAGTTTGGAACCGGCTCTGGTGTTATATCATGGCAGAAGAACTTCAAAAAACCTGAAAAGTCTTTGACAATTAGTTACAGTGCAGACTGGAGTCCAATGAACACTAAAGTTGAAAGTATTATCAATCCAATTCTGGATTATGAGGGATATGAGCAGAACTCTTTTAACAATGCATATGGAATAGAGCACGCCTTCCAGGCAGACTATTACAATCCAATAACTAAAGCCCATTTTATTGAGACAGGTGTAAAATATACACTTAGACAGAATTTCTCTGACACTAAGATTAAAATATATGATGAATCTTCAAATAGCTGGAGATATGATTACACCAGAGTAAATGATCTGGATTATGACCAACACATAGGAAGTCTTTATGGAGGGTATACATATAAATTTAAGAAGCTTACCCTTAAGGGCGGATTCAGGGCAGAATACACTCTAAATGATGGGATATCTAAGAGTACAAGCGGAAATACATATTTTACAAACAAGCAGTTTGATGTAGTTCCCTATCTCAATATTTCATATATGGAGAACGGAGGTCATATTTTTTCTTTTTCATACACACAAAGAGTAAACAGACCCGGTATTAACTATCTGAACCCCTATATCAATGACTCAAACCCAATGAGTATCTCTTACGGTAATCCGGATCTGAAAAGTGTAAAGAGAGATGCTCTTAGTATAAGTTATATGAAAGCCTCTCTTAGCTGGAATCTTGGGGTTACACTTGGTGCGGATTTTACAAGAAACAATATTGAAAATATCAGAAGAGTAAACGAAAATGGTGTTAGCATCTCTACATACGAAAACATAGGGAGAAACAGGAACTACACACTTAATCTCAATTATTCATACAGAGCAGGTAGCAAACTCAATATTTTTCTAAATGGTTCTGTTGTATACTCGGTAATTTCTTCCGGTGAACTAAATCTCAGCAATAGCGGATTCGGCTATACCGGTGGTGGTGGAGTCAATCTCACTTTGTGGAAAGGTGGGTCATTTAACGCAAATGCATTTTTATTCAGAAGTAATATAACACTCCAGTCCAGATATCCGGTAAACTCCTCAACCTCGTTTGGTTTTAGTCAGAAGTTTCTTAACGACAAACTTACGATTGCCTTAAATCTATCAGAGCCATTCAGCAAGACAAAAACATACAAATTTGATTCGGAAGATATCACATACAGAATGCACGCAAGGAGCATTACATATCAAAGAGCTGCCACGCTAAGTATTGTCTGGAGATTCGGGAAGTTTCAGGCTGTCGTTAAAAAGGCCAGGAGAAATGTAAATGACGACAGATTAAGTGGTGACAAGCAAACATCCTCTTCTCAGGCTGCAAAATAA
- a CDS encoding outer membrane beta-barrel protein: MKRILTLLTVVALFTFVSKAGHSQVRYNIQAGVNFSTLTNNLLPNTSSKTGFRAGLGINYNFSDFFSVDPSLLIVSKGFKQSDINLSVNPIYLQLPVNFTINLPLTRDIKILIGAGPYVAYGIGGSGSIGLSSGETLIDAKMFTNESVFTYYNKFDAGLNSSVGIAFGDIVLSLGGEWGFLKVNDYELNNKQHLNNSYYISLSYKF; encoded by the coding sequence ATGAAACGAATTCTAACATTATTAACTGTTGTTGCTTTATTCACTTTTGTATCAAAAGCCGGTCACTCACAGGTAAGGTACAATATTCAGGCAGGTGTTAATTTTAGTACTCTTACAAATAATTTATTACCAAATACCTCTTCAAAAACTGGGTTTAGGGCAGGTTTAGGAATAAACTATAACTTTTCAGACTTTTTCTCAGTTGATCCTTCTTTGCTTATTGTATCAAAAGGATTTAAACAATCTGATATAAATCTTAGTGTAAATCCAATATATCTGCAGTTACCCGTTAATTTTACGATTAATCTTCCATTGACAAGGGATATTAAGATTCTTATTGGCGCAGGACCTTATGTTGCTTATGGTATCGGAGGCAGTGGATCAATTGGTCTCTCTTCCGGGGAAACTCTAATTGATGCTAAAATGTTTACTAATGAATCTGTTTTTACATACTACAATAAATTTGATGCAGGATTGAACTCATCTGTAGGGATAGCCTTCGGAGATATTGTTTTATCTCTTGGAGGAGAGTGGGGTTTCTTAAAAGTTAATGACTATGAGCTAAATAACAAGCAACATTTAAACAATAGTTATTATATTTCTCTATCATATAAATTTTAA